One genomic region from Spirulina subsalsa PCC 9445 encodes:
- the devC gene encoding ABC transporter permease DevC yields MNVLRRRTWLGWLQLSHEPSRLLVALAGIAFADVLMFMQLGFQASLFDSNTRLARTLNADVILVSPKAKNSQNLSTFSRRRLYQALDVPGVTQGTGLYSNLLTWKNPQTRQDTVIQLIGFDPDHTPFDLPDLKTKQDLLKLPDVVLFDRRSRGRYGEVISQLEAGQVVTTEAEGRTLSIQGIFSLGASFGADGTLLASDQTFLRILPRRNSGSISLGLLQLAPEADPEEVVAQLRARLPEDVNVLTQGEFMAAEKRYWQTESPIGFIFTMGTAMAFVVGVVIVYQVLSTDVNAHLQEYATFKAMGYRHRYLLGVIFEEAVILALLGFIPGFILPMGLYRVAARATALPIAMTVQRALMVLGLTLLMCLLSGAIATRRLQGADPADMF; encoded by the coding sequence ATGAACGTCCTGCGTCGTCGAACATGGTTAGGCTGGCTGCAACTGAGCCATGAACCAAGTCGCTTACTGGTTGCCCTAGCGGGGATTGCCTTTGCAGATGTCCTGATGTTTATGCAGCTAGGCTTTCAAGCGTCTCTGTTTGATAGTAATACTCGTTTGGCTCGCACGCTCAATGCTGATGTGATTCTTGTTAGTCCGAAAGCCAAAAATAGCCAAAATCTCTCTACCTTTAGCCGTCGTCGCCTCTATCAAGCGCTAGATGTTCCGGGTGTTACTCAAGGCACTGGCCTTTATTCTAATCTGTTGACTTGGAAAAACCCCCAAACTCGTCAAGATACGGTGATTCAACTGATCGGTTTTGATCCGGATCATACTCCTTTTGATCTCCCAGACCTCAAGACAAAACAGGATTTGCTCAAACTCCCGGATGTGGTGCTTTTTGACCGACGATCTCGGGGGAGGTATGGGGAGGTGATTAGCCAGTTGGAAGCGGGGCAAGTGGTGACGACGGAGGCTGAGGGGCGCACCCTGTCGATTCAAGGTATTTTTAGCTTGGGGGCTTCTTTCGGGGCGGATGGGACGTTGTTGGCCAGTGATCAAACGTTTCTTAGGATCTTACCTCGTCGCAATTCGGGCAGTATTAGCCTCGGATTGTTACAGTTAGCCCCAGAGGCAGATCCGGAGGAGGTGGTGGCACAACTGCGCGCTAGGTTGCCGGAGGATGTAAATGTTTTGACTCAAGGGGAATTTATGGCGGCGGAAAAGCGGTATTGGCAGACGGAAAGCCCCATTGGGTTTATTTTCACGATGGGAACGGCGATGGCGTTTGTGGTGGGGGTGGTGATTGTCTATCAGGTGTTGTCTACGGATGTGAATGCCCATTTACAGGAGTATGCGACGTTTAAGGCGATGGGCTATCGCCATCGGTATCTGTTGGGGGTGATTTTTGAGGAGGCGGTGATTTTAGCGCTGTTGGGGTTTATTCCGGGGTTTATTCTGCCGATGGGTCTTTATCGGGTGGCGGCGAGGGCTACGGCGTTACCTATTGCGATGACGGTTCAACGGGCGTTAATGGTGTTAGGTTTGACGCTGTTGATGTGTTTGTTATCTGGTGCGATCGCCACTCGTCGATTACAAGGGGCCGATCCGGCGGATATGTTCTAA
- a CDS encoding DevA family ABC transporter ATP-binding protein, with protein sequence MSNPNSVVITIAHLDHAFGVGELRKQVLFDIHLTLQGGEIVIMTGPSGSGKTTLLTLIGGLRSVQKGSLQFLGLELCGATERQRVEVRRHIGYIFQAHNLHGSLTALQNVRMGLELHRQYSVAEMEQRASQALEAVGLGDRLSYYPANLSGGQRQRVAIARALVSQPKLLLADEPTAALDRQSGRDVVTLMQHLAQEQGCTILLVTHDNRILDVADRIIEMEDGRLLSSGRLD encoded by the coding sequence ATGTCAAACCCTAACTCGGTCGTAATTACCATTGCTCACCTTGACCATGCTTTTGGGGTGGGGGAGTTGCGGAAACAGGTTCTTTTTGATATCCACCTGACTCTACAAGGGGGGGAAATTGTGATTATGACCGGACCTTCAGGATCGGGGAAAACCACGCTGTTAACGCTGATAGGGGGCTTACGTTCGGTTCAGAAGGGCAGCTTACAGTTTTTGGGCTTAGAACTCTGTGGGGCGACGGAACGGCAACGGGTGGAGGTGCGCCGTCATATTGGCTATATTTTCCAAGCCCATAATCTCCACGGGAGTTTAACGGCGTTACAAAATGTGCGGATGGGTTTGGAGCTTCATCGGCAATACTCGGTGGCTGAAATGGAACAACGGGCGAGTCAGGCGTTGGAAGCGGTGGGGTTAGGCGATCGCCTTTCCTACTACCCCGCCAACCTTTCCGGTGGTCAACGGCAACGAGTGGCGATCGCCCGCGCCCTCGTCAGTCAGCCCAAACTCTTGCTGGCCGACGAACCCACCGCCGCCCTGGATCGTCAATCGGGGCGGGATGTCGTGACTCTCATGCAGCACCTCGCCCAGGAACAAGGCTGTACAATCCTCCTCGTCACCCATGACAATCGCATTTTAGATGTAGCGGATCGGATTATTGAAATGGAAGATGGTCGTCTACTGTCCTCCGGGAGGTTAGATTGA
- the cheB gene encoding chemotaxis-specific protein-glutamate methyltransferase CheB: MAIKVLIVEDSPIARSILKRMLDSAPNIEVVGMAETGIQGLELLNKLQPDVICTDLHMPRMNGLEFTMEVMATKPRPILVISASVQEEDTENVFELLDAGAVDIFPKPRVGGTTEYEAVKHQLINKIQVLSGVRVFTRRRRSDPGAVPSHEVSPSPSPPSLPTASRIPPPRSLHPPTLPVIQTPPPSRRYSLPTKPKVLAVGASTGGPQALRTVLSPLPNDFPAPVLCVQHISEGFLQGLLDWLGHQCHLPIRIAEQGETPRAGVIYFPREQFHLELDALGRFHYSNGMRVGGHRPSVTVTFQAVARVYRGATVGVLLTGMGRDGADGMLAIHQAGGYTIAQNEQSCVVFGMPKEAIALGAAREVLPIEVIPLTLMKVFV; this comes from the coding sequence ATGGCGATTAAAGTCCTGATTGTGGAAGATTCCCCCATCGCCCGTTCCATTCTCAAACGAATGTTAGACTCTGCTCCCAATATTGAAGTCGTGGGGATGGCAGAAACGGGAATACAAGGCTTGGAATTGTTAAACAAGCTCCAACCGGACGTAATTTGTACTGACTTACATATGCCCCGCATGAACGGGCTAGAGTTCACGATGGAGGTAATGGCCACGAAACCCCGTCCCATTTTAGTGATCAGTGCCTCGGTGCAGGAAGAAGACACCGAAAATGTTTTTGAACTGTTGGATGCGGGGGCGGTGGATATTTTTCCGAAACCTCGGGTGGGGGGAACGACAGAATATGAGGCCGTTAAACACCAACTGATTAATAAAATTCAGGTATTGTCTGGGGTACGGGTGTTTACCCGTAGACGGCGCTCCGATCCTGGTGCTGTACCGAGTCACGAGGTATCACCTTCACCGAGTCCACCGAGTCTCCCGACTGCATCCCGGATTCCTCCCCCCCGTTCTTTGCACCCTCCGACTCTTCCGGTCATCCAAACCCCTCCCCCCAGTCGCCGTTATAGCTTACCAACGAAACCGAAAGTTTTAGCGGTGGGGGCTTCTACTGGGGGGCCTCAAGCGTTGCGGACGGTGTTAAGCCCGTTACCCAATGATTTTCCCGCTCCGGTGCTTTGTGTGCAGCATATCAGTGAGGGTTTTTTACAAGGATTATTAGATTGGTTGGGGCATCAATGTCATTTACCGATTCGCATTGCTGAACAAGGGGAAACACCAAGGGCTGGGGTGATTTATTTCCCTAGGGAACAGTTTCATTTGGAGTTAGATGCTTTGGGGCGTTTTCACTATTCCAATGGGATGCGGGTGGGGGGGCATCGTCCTTCGGTGACGGTGACGTTTCAGGCGGTGGCGCGGGTTTATCGGGGGGCGACGGTGGGGGTTTTGTTGACGGGGATGGGGCGGGATGGGGCGGATGGGATGTTAGCGATTCATCAGGCCGGGGGCTATACCATTGCTCAAAATGAACAGAGTTGTGTGGTGTTTGGAATGCCCAAGGAGGCGATCGCACTCGGAGCCGCGAGGGAGGTTCTGCCCATTGAGGTCATTCCGTTAACGCTCATGAAGGTGTTTGTTTAG